A section of the Virgibacillus sp. NKC19-3 genome encodes:
- the secY gene encoding preprotein translocase subunit SecY, whose product MFRTISNFMRVKDIRQKIIFTLLMLIVFRIGTFIPVPYTDSAAIDFMNQQNAFGFLDTFGGGALQNFSVFAMGIMPYITASIIMQLLQMDVVPKFSEWKKQGEMGRKKLAQVTRYAAIALAFIQAIAMSIGFNAMAGGMLIQDPNFVKFLFIAIVLTSGTAFLMWLGEQITANGVGNGISILIFAGIVAAVPNGVGQLYSQYFVNPGDELFINIVIVALIVLVIIAVIVGVIFIQQALRKIPVQYAKKIVNRSQTGGQSTHLPLKVNAAGVIPVIFAIAFIMAPTTIASFFEGSQVASTIQMIFDYTQPIGMVIYVALIIAFTYFYTFVQVNPEQMAENLQKQGGYIPGIRPGKNTETYLTRVMYRLTFVGSLFLAAVSVMPIILGGLANLPQSIQIGGTSLLIVVGVALQTMKQLESQLVKRHYKGFIK is encoded by the coding sequence ATGTTCCGTACAATCTCCAATTTTATGCGCGTTAAAGACATTAGGCAGAAAATAATTTTCACATTATTAATGCTGATTGTTTTTCGTATTGGTACATTTATTCCTGTACCTTATACAGATAGTGCAGCAATTGATTTTATGAACCAGCAAAATGCGTTTGGCTTTCTTGACACGTTTGGTGGAGGAGCTCTGCAGAATTTCTCTGTTTTTGCTATGGGGATTATGCCTTACATTACAGCATCCATCATCATGCAATTATTGCAAATGGATGTTGTACCTAAGTTTTCCGAGTGGAAAAAACAAGGCGAAATGGGGCGTAAGAAGTTAGCCCAAGTAACCCGTTATGCAGCGATTGCTCTAGCATTTATCCAGGCGATTGCCATGTCTATCGGTTTTAATGCAATGGCTGGAGGCATGCTGATTCAAGATCCAAACTTTGTGAAATTCCTGTTTATAGCTATCGTATTAACAAGTGGAACAGCTTTTTTAATGTGGCTTGGTGAACAAATCACGGCAAACGGAGTTGGAAATGGGATCTCGATTTTGATTTTCGCAGGTATTGTGGCTGCAGTGCCAAATGGTGTTGGTCAATTGTACAGCCAGTATTTTGTTAACCCTGGGGATGAATTGTTTATCAACATTGTCATTGTTGCCTTAATTGTATTGGTTATTATTGCAGTAATTGTTGGCGTGATTTTTATTCAGCAAGCACTACGTAAAATACCAGTTCAATATGCGAAGAAAATTGTCAATCGCTCGCAGACAGGTGGGCAATCCACACATCTGCCACTCAAAGTAAATGCTGCAGGAGTTATCCCGGTAATCTTTGCAATTGCATTCATTATGGCGCCAACAACGATTGCCAGTTTCTTTGAAGGCAGTCAAGTTGCTTCAACCATTCAAATGATATTTGATTATACGCAGCCAATTGGTATGGTAATCTATGTTGCACTGATCATAGCCTTCACCTATTTCTATACGTTTGTTCAGGTTAATCCGGAACAAATGGCCGAAAACTTACAGAAACAAGGTGGGTATATCCCGGGGATTCGTCCAGGAAAAAATACAGAAACGTATTTGACACGCGTCATGTATAGATTAACATTTGTAGGTTCACTCTTCTTAGCAGCGGTATCTGTGATGCCTATTATTCTGGGTGGTCTTGCAAATCTGCCTCAATCAATACAAATAGGCGGCACAAGCTTACTAATCGTTGTAGGTGTTGCACTGCAAACCATGAAACAACTGGAAAGTCAGCTTGTTAAACGACACTACAAAGGATTTATTAAGTAA
- a CDS encoding adenylate kinase: protein MNLILMGLPGAGKGTQAEQINDKYNIPHISTGDMFRLSIKEGTDLGKQAKEYMDQGELVPDKVTIGIVRERLNKDDCRNGFLLDGFPRTIAQAEGLEEILTEMNETIDYCIHVNVPEEKLVERLTGRRICPTCGTTYHVMYHPPQVEGICDKDGSRLIQRDDDKPETVKNRLAVNLEQTKPLLDFYKDKGCLVTVDGDQEIDHVFEDIQSKIDK from the coding sequence TTGAACCTGATTTTGATGGGTTTGCCCGGTGCTGGTAAGGGTACACAGGCCGAGCAAATAAACGACAAATATAATATCCCTCATATTTCAACAGGGGATATGTTTCGCTTGAGCATTAAAGAAGGTACGGATCTTGGAAAGCAGGCGAAAGAATATATGGATCAGGGTGAGCTTGTTCCAGATAAAGTAACGATTGGGATTGTTAGAGAACGTTTGAATAAAGATGATTGCAGGAATGGATTTTTGTTGGATGGATTTCCACGAACCATTGCTCAAGCTGAAGGTTTAGAGGAAATTCTCACAGAAATGAATGAAACAATTGACTATTGTATTCATGTAAATGTACCGGAGGAAAAATTAGTGGAGCGTCTGACTGGTCGTAGGATTTGTCCGACATGTGGAACGACTTATCATGTCATGTACCATCCTCCTCAAGTAGAGGGGATATGTGATAAGGATGGCTCCCGGTTAATACAACGAGACGACGATAAACCTGAAACGGTTAAAAATCGATTAGCGGTTAACTTGGAACAAACTAAACCGTTACTTGATTTCTATAAGGATAAAGGATGTCTTGTAACCGTAGACGGAGATCAGGAAATTGATCACGTGTTCGAAGATATTCAGTCCAAAATTGACAAATAG
- a CDS encoding KOW domain-containing RNA-binding protein, translating into MSEDDSIPLIGQVVRIMQGREAGQYAVVIKIMEDRYVLLADGEKRKYDRPKKKNVSHIELMDYISPEVQNSLLETGRVTNGKLRFAIAKFAGEVVTDLKKGVARDGERRCN; encoded by the coding sequence TTGAGCGAAGATGATTCGATTCCGCTAATAGGTCAAGTTGTTCGTATTATGCAAGGACGTGAGGCAGGTCAATACGCGGTAGTCATAAAAATTATGGAAGACCGGTATGTTCTGCTTGCAGATGGGGAAAAACGTAAATATGACCGACCAAAAAAGAAGAATGTAAGTCATATTGAATTAATGGATTACATTTCCCCTGAAGTCCAAAACAGCCTTCTGGAAACTGGTCGTGTCACAAATGGTAAACTTAGATTTGCCATAGCTAAATTTGCAGGTGAGGTTGTGACTGATTTGAAGAAGGGAGTAGCACGCGATGGCGAAAGACGATGTAATTGA
- the infA gene encoding translation initiation factor IF-1, giving the protein MAKDDVIEVEGTVTETLPNAMFNVELENGHTVLAHVSGKIRMHFIRILPGDKVTVELSPYDLTRGRITYRYK; this is encoded by the coding sequence ATGGCGAAAGACGATGTAATTGAAGTGGAAGGTACCGTGACCGAAACATTGCCGAATGCGATGTTTAATGTAGAGCTTGAAAATGGCCATACCGTACTAGCGCATGTATCCGGCAAAATCCGTATGCATTTCATTCGCATTCTACCAGGCGATAAAGTAACGGTCGAACTTTCTCCGTATGATTTAACAAGAGGACGAATTACGTACCGTTATAAATAA
- the rpmJ gene encoding 50S ribosomal protein L36 — MKVRASVKPICEKCKIIKRKGTVMVICDNPKHKQKQG, encoded by the coding sequence ATGAAAGTAAGAGCATCTGTAAAACCCATTTGTGAAAAATGTAAGATCATAAAACGTAAAGGCACTGTAATGGTGATTTGCGACAATCCGAAACACAAACAAAAACAAGGCTAA
- the rpsM gene encoding 30S ribosomal protein S13: protein MARIAGIDVPRDKRVVISLTYIYGVGKTTAQQVLKQAGVSEDTRVRDLTEDELANIRKAIEEYTIEGDLRRETSLNIKRLIEIGSYRGIRHRRGLPLRGQKTKNNSRTRKGPRRTMANKRK from the coding sequence ATGGCACGTATTGCAGGTATTGACGTTCCACGTGATAAACGCGTCGTTATTTCTCTAACTTATATTTATGGAGTTGGAAAAACTACTGCGCAACAAGTCCTTAAGCAGGCCGGCGTTTCAGAAGACACCAGAGTTCGTGATCTGACAGAAGACGAACTGGCTAATATCCGTAAGGCAATTGAGGAATATACAATCGAAGGTGACCTTCGTCGTGAAACATCACTAAACATTAAACGTTTAATAGAAATTGGTTCATATAGAGGTATTCGCCACCGTCGCGGGCTACCATTACGTGGTCAAAAAACGAAAAACAATTCACGTACTCGTAAAGGACCACGCCGTACAATGGCTAACAAGAGAAAATAA
- the rpsK gene encoding 30S ribosomal protein S11 — MARKTTTRKRRVKKNIDTGVAHIRSTFNNTIVTITDKQGNSIGWSSAGALGFKGSRKSTPFAAQMAAETAARTAVDNGMKTLEVTVKGPGAGREAAIRSLQAAGLEVTAIVDVTPVPHNGCRPPKRRRV; from the coding sequence ATGGCACGTAAAACAACTACACGTAAGCGTCGTGTGAAAAAGAATATTGATACAGGTGTAGCGCATATTCGTTCAACGTTCAATAATACAATTGTGACGATTACGGATAAACAAGGTAATTCAATTGGCTGGAGTTCAGCAGGCGCACTCGGCTTTAAAGGCTCTCGTAAATCAACCCCTTTTGCTGCACAAATGGCTGCTGAAACTGCTGCAAGAACAGCTGTAGATAACGGCATGAAAACATTGGAAGTAACGGTTAAAGGCCCTGGCGCTGGTCGTGAAGCAGCAATTCGTTCACTTCAGGCAGCAGGCTTGGAAGTTACAGCAATTGTGGATGTAACACCAGTTCCTCACAATGGTTGCCGCCCACCCAAACGTCGTCGTGTTTAA
- a CDS encoding DNA-directed RNA polymerase subunit alpha, with translation MIEIEKPKIETVEVSEDATFGKFVVEPLERGYGATLGNSLRRILLSSLPGAAVTSVQIDGALHEFSTIDGVVEDVTTIILNLKKLALKIYSDAEKTLEIDVQGEGKVTAADITYDSDVEILNPELPIATLNSKGNLHMKITAARGRGYRQSEQNKHDEQPIGVVAIDSIFTPVSRVSYTVENTRIGQVADYDKLTLNVSTDGSIRPEEAVSLAAKVFTEHLNIFVGLTDEAKSAEIMIEKEEDQKEKVMEMTIEELDLSVRSYNCLKRAGINTVQELANKSEEDMMKVRNLGRKSLEEVKVKLDDLGLGLRDDD, from the coding sequence ATGATCGAAATTGAAAAACCAAAAATTGAAACCGTAGAAGTCAGCGAAGATGCTACATTTGGGAAATTTGTAGTCGAGCCGCTCGAACGTGGATATGGTGCCACTCTTGGAAACTCCTTGCGTCGTATTCTATTATCCTCACTTCCAGGTGCTGCTGTGACATCAGTTCAAATTGACGGAGCGCTACACGAATTTTCGACAATTGATGGTGTTGTTGAAGATGTGACAACAATAATTTTGAATCTGAAAAAACTAGCTCTAAAGATTTACTCTGACGCTGAGAAAACATTAGAGATCGATGTACAGGGAGAAGGAAAGGTTACAGCTGCAGACATCACCTATGATAGTGATGTGGAAATTCTAAATCCTGAATTACCTATTGCTACACTTAATAGCAAAGGCAACTTGCATATGAAGATAACTGCAGCACGCGGACGTGGCTACAGGCAATCGGAGCAAAATAAACATGATGAACAACCAATTGGGGTCGTTGCTATTGATTCTATTTTCACTCCAGTGTCACGTGTGTCGTATACCGTAGAAAATACGCGTATTGGGCAAGTTGCAGACTACGATAAATTAACGTTGAATGTATCGACGGATGGCAGTATCCGACCTGAAGAAGCAGTTTCGTTAGCGGCAAAAGTCTTTACAGAGCATCTTAATATTTTCGTAGGTTTAACAGACGAGGCGAAAAGCGCGGAAATCATGATTGAAAAAGAAGAAGATCAAAAAGAAAAAGTAATGGAAATGACAATTGAAGAACTTGATCTTTCTGTCAGATCTTATAATTGCCTGAAACGAGCTGGAATTAACACGGTTCAGGAACTTGCAAATAAATCAGAAGAAGACATGATGAAGGTCCGTAATTTAGGTCGTAAATCACTGGAAGAAGTAAAAGTAAAACTGGACGATCTTGGCCTGGGTTTACGTGATGACGACTAA
- the rplQ gene encoding 50S ribosomal protein L17 codes for MVRKFGRTTDTRMALLRNLASDLIIHERLEITEAKAKELKSVVEKMITLGKRGDLHARRQAASFLYNQEANENENVIQKLFDDVAARYEDRQGGYTRVLKLGARQGDGAKMAIIELV; via the coding sequence ATGGTAAGAAAGTTCGGTCGTACAACAGACACTCGTATGGCACTACTTCGCAACCTTGCATCTGATTTAATTATTCATGAGCGGCTTGAAATAACAGAAGCAAAAGCGAAAGAACTCAAATCGGTAGTAGAGAAAATGATTACACTTGGCAAACGTGGAGATCTTCATGCACGTCGTCAGGCTGCATCATTCTTATATAACCAGGAAGCAAACGAAAACGAAAATGTTATCCAAAAACTTTTCGATGATGTTGCCGCGCGTTACGAAGATCGACAAGGTGGATATACGCGTGTACTTAAACTAGGTGCTCGTCAAGGTGATGGAGCAAAAATGGCAATCATTGAACTAGTTTAA
- a CDS encoding energy-coupling factor ABC transporter ATP-binding protein — protein MRGRLIEFRNVSFRYGDDQPWVLKNCSFDIYDKEWVAIIGHNGSGKSTIAKLLNGLLFPQEGEIVINGQTVNQASIWDIRRDVGMVFQNPDNQFVGTTVQDDVAFGMENRGVMREEMVRRIDETLRAVGMNDYVLTEPHRLSGGQKQRVAIASVLAISPKVLILDEATAMLDPQGRKEIMEAVSAVQKRNDLSLITITHDLREVVQAERVIVMNDGEVWDEATPRQIFSKREALQKIGLDVPLVAMLADELQTAGVKLSKEPLDHEELVEDLWTLHSQT, from the coding sequence ATGAGGGGAAGGTTAATAGAGTTCAGAAATGTGTCGTTTCGTTATGGAGACGACCAACCCTGGGTATTGAAGAATTGTTCATTTGATATATATGATAAAGAATGGGTTGCGATTATTGGCCATAACGGTTCTGGCAAATCGACGATTGCGAAACTGCTGAATGGGTTATTATTTCCCCAGGAGGGTGAAATCGTAATCAATGGTCAGACAGTAAACCAAGCATCTATTTGGGATATTCGCAGGGATGTGGGGATGGTTTTCCAGAATCCGGATAATCAATTTGTTGGAACTACCGTACAGGATGATGTGGCCTTTGGAATGGAAAATCGAGGTGTTATGCGAGAGGAAATGGTGCGGCGTATTGATGAAACATTAAGGGCAGTTGGAATGAATGACTACGTGCTAACTGAGCCGCATCGTCTTTCAGGTGGACAAAAGCAACGGGTGGCGATTGCAAGTGTATTAGCTATTTCCCCAAAAGTGCTAATTTTAGATGAGGCTACTGCTATGCTTGATCCACAAGGACGCAAGGAAATAATGGAGGCCGTTTCTGCTGTTCAGAAGCGAAACGATCTATCATTAATTACAATCACCCATGACTTGCGGGAGGTTGTCCAAGCTGAGCGAGTTATTGTGATGAACGATGGTGAAGTTTGGGACGAGGCTACACCACGTCAAATCTTCTCAAAACGAGAAGCCCTTCAAAAAATTGGGCTAGACGTTCCATTGGTGGCCATGTTAGCAGATGAACTTCAAACAGCAGGTGTCAAGCTAAGTAAAGAACCGTTAGATCATGAGGAATTGGTGGAGGATTTATGGACATTACATTCACAAACGTGA
- a CDS encoding energy-coupling factor ABC transporter ATP-binding protein has protein sequence MDITFTNVSYIYQRQSPFAHKAIDDLSFHIPSGSYVAIIGHTGSGKSTIIQHLNGLIRPSEGEVSVGDFHLTSEHKPRNMKELRSRVGVVFQYPEHQLFEETVEKDIAFGPENFGVSKDEIARRIKEITPAVGLSEKLLQRSPFDLSGGQMRRVAIAGVLAVKPDILVLDEPTAGLDPRGQKEMMDMFYQLHQEQELTTVLVTHSMEDALHYADHVIILNEGTKYMEGRPEDVFTQKEVLHQVQLDVPEIIQFLHLFEATFGEEIAFKKQSITEIAQSIQHVLNGEGPS, from the coding sequence ATGGACATTACATTCACAAACGTGAGCTACATCTATCAGCGTCAATCTCCGTTTGCCCATAAGGCGATTGATGATTTATCATTTCACATTCCCTCCGGTTCCTATGTTGCGATTATTGGCCACACGGGTTCCGGCAAGTCGACGATCATTCAGCATTTAAATGGCTTGATCCGCCCAAGTGAAGGGGAAGTCTCCGTTGGCGATTTTCATCTAACAAGTGAGCACAAACCCCGTAATATGAAAGAATTGCGAAGTCGCGTTGGCGTTGTTTTTCAATACCCCGAGCATCAGTTATTTGAAGAAACGGTGGAAAAAGATATAGCATTTGGTCCGGAAAACTTCGGTGTCTCCAAAGATGAAATTGCGAGGCGTATCAAAGAAATAACGCCCGCCGTTGGCCTTTCAGAGAAATTGCTTCAGCGATCTCCATTTGACTTGAGTGGTGGGCAAATGCGCAGAGTTGCTATTGCAGGTGTACTGGCGGTCAAACCGGATATTCTTGTACTTGATGAGCCCACGGCAGGACTGGATCCACGAGGGCAAAAGGAAATGATGGATATGTTTTATCAACTCCATCAGGAACAGGAATTAACAACGGTTCTTGTCACACACAGCATGGAAGATGCCTTACATTACGCAGACCATGTCATCATTTTAAATGAAGGTACGAAATATATGGAAGGAAGACCGGAGGACGTATTTACGCAAAAGGAAGTACTCCATCAGGTTCAACTTGATGTACCGGAGATCATCCAATTCTTACATTTATTTGAAGCAACATTTGGGGAAGAGATTGCCTTTAAAAAGCAATCGATAACCGAAATAGCACAATCGATTCAGCATGTTCTAAACGGGGAGGGCCCCTCATGA
- a CDS encoding energy-coupling factor transporter transmembrane component T family protein, with product MNNALIIGQYVPGNSLIHRLDPRTKMTIIFFFVIIVFFANNILSYGILLAFAASSVFTSRVPIRFIMKGLTPVWFLIIFTFILHLFVTNEGKLLVDLFIVKIYAGGVIQGLAISLRFFLLIVVTSLLTLTTTPIEITDAIEDMLHPLKKFKFPVHELALMMSISLRFIPTLMQETDKISKAQASRGVDFRTGPIKERVKAVVPLLIPLFVSAFKRAEELAMAMEARGYQGGEGRTKLRQLKVKKRDIGVYLLFAFVLIILFTTRSYT from the coding sequence ATGAACAACGCCTTGATTATCGGTCAGTATGTTCCAGGTAACTCACTTATTCACCGGTTGGATCCGAGAACGAAAATGACAATTATCTTCTTTTTTGTCATTATTGTATTCTTTGCAAACAATATTTTAAGCTATGGGATCTTACTTGCCTTTGCCGCAAGCAGCGTGTTTACCTCCCGCGTCCCGATTCGCTTTATCATGAAAGGATTAACACCAGTTTGGTTCCTGATTATATTTACCTTTATACTGCACTTATTTGTTACGAATGAAGGAAAACTCCTTGTTGATCTTTTTATTGTTAAAATATATGCCGGTGGTGTTATCCAAGGGCTCGCTATTTCGCTCCGGTTTTTCCTGCTTATCGTAGTGACCTCTTTATTAACATTAACGACAACACCGATAGAGATTACGGACGCGATTGAGGATATGCTTCACCCCTTGAAAAAATTCAAATTTCCGGTGCATGAGCTTGCTTTGATGATGTCGATTTCCTTAAGGTTTATCCCCACACTTATGCAGGAGACGGATAAAATATCAAAAGCACAGGCCTCGCGTGGGGTAGATTTTCGAACAGGTCCTATTAAAGAGCGGGTGAAGGCTGTTGTGCCATTGCTAATTCCGCTGTTCGTCAGTGCATTTAAACGGGCGGAGGAATTGGCTATGGCCATGGAAGCGCGCGGTTATCAAGGTGGAGAAGGAAGAACGAAACTAAGGCAGTTGAAAGTGAAGAAACGGGATATAGGCGTCTACCTGTTATTTGCCTTTGTACTTATCATTTTATTTACTACAAGAAGTTACACGTAA
- the truA gene encoding tRNA pseudouridine(38-40) synthase TruA has product MQKVKCIITYDGSGFAGFQIQPKQRTVQGELEKALTKIHKGSHIRVHPSGRTDTGVHAKRQTIHFETSYDIPEVNWKRAINTLLPSDLHVQEVTLVPTSFHARYDVVEKEYRYYIWNAKEPDVFKRNYYYQFPYHLDIEAIQRACRQLEGAHDFTAFSSAKATTKGSKERTLYQVTCEKHGSELEFIFRGSGFLYNMVRIIVGVLLDIGQGRRETADIAALLASKDRRLVGETIPPQGLYLWDVKYEE; this is encoded by the coding sequence ATGCAAAAAGTAAAATGCATAATTACCTATGATGGATCCGGGTTTGCCGGCTTCCAGATTCAGCCTAAACAACGTACTGTGCAAGGGGAATTGGAAAAGGCATTAACCAAGATTCACAAGGGTTCCCATATACGTGTGCACCCCTCTGGAAGGACAGATACAGGTGTGCATGCGAAGCGTCAGACCATTCACTTTGAGACTTCCTATGACATTCCCGAGGTCAATTGGAAGCGTGCTATCAATACACTATTGCCTTCGGATCTCCATGTGCAGGAAGTAACGTTAGTACCTACTTCATTTCACGCACGCTATGATGTGGTGGAGAAAGAATATCGCTATTATATATGGAATGCAAAGGAACCGGATGTTTTTAAACGAAACTATTACTATCAGTTTCCCTATCATTTGGATATAGAAGCCATACAGAGGGCTTGCAGGCAGTTGGAGGGGGCGCATGATTTCACCGCGTTTTCCTCTGCCAAAGCCACGACAAAAGGAAGCAAGGAAAGAACGCTCTATCAGGTAACCTGTGAGAAGCATGGTAGTGAATTGGAATTTATTTTTCGCGGAAGCGGCTTTTTATATAATATGGTGCGGATTATCGTTGGCGTGTTACTCGACATCGGGCAAGGACGTCGTGAAACTGCGGATATTGCAGCGTTACTGGCTAGTAAAGATCGCCGACTTGTTGGTGAAACTATACCACCACAAGGCTTGTATTTATGGGATGTCAAATATGAAGAATAA
- the rplM gene encoding 50S ribosomal protein L13, whose product MGTTFMANEANIERKWLVVDAEGQRLGRLSSEVAKILRGKHKATYTPHADTGDHVIIINADKIELTGNKMTDKKYYRHTGYAGGIKERNAEEMRTKYPEQMLERAVKGMLPNGPLGRKMGKKLHVFRGAEHNHQAQQPQDYELRG is encoded by the coding sequence ATGGGCACAACTTTCATGGCGAATGAAGCGAATATCGAACGCAAATGGTTGGTTGTGGATGCTGAGGGCCAGCGTCTAGGACGCTTATCAAGTGAAGTGGCTAAGATTCTTCGCGGCAAGCATAAGGCAACCTACACACCACATGCGGATACTGGTGATCATGTTATCATCATTAACGCTGATAAAATTGAACTAACCGGAAATAAAATGACGGACAAAAAATATTACCGCCATACAGGTTATGCAGGTGGTATCAAAGAACGTAATGCAGAAGAGATGCGTACCAAATATCCTGAGCAGATGTTGGAGCGTGCTGTTAAAGGGATGCTTCCTAATGGTCCGCTAGGCCGTAAAATGGGCAAGAAACTGCATGTATTTAGAGGCGCTGAGCATAATCATCAAGCACAACAACCGCAGGACTATGAGCTTCGCGGATAA
- the rpsI gene encoding 30S ribosomal protein S9, translated as MAQVQYYGTGRRKRSTARVRLVPGTGNVKINGRDAKDYFPYETQLLILNQPLALTETQGTYDVLVNVHGGGFTGQAGAIRHGVARALLEADPDYRTPLKAEGYLTRDPRMTERKKYGLKGARRAPQFSKR; from the coding sequence TTGGCACAAGTACAATATTACGGTACAGGCCGTCGTAAGAGATCAACTGCACGTGTACGCTTAGTACCAGGCACTGGAAATGTGAAAATCAATGGTCGTGATGCAAAAGACTATTTTCCATATGAAACGCAACTGCTTATTTTGAATCAGCCACTTGCGCTTACAGAAACGCAAGGAACTTATGACGTCTTAGTAAACGTTCATGGTGGAGGATTTACTGGACAGGCTGGAGCTATCCGTCACGGTGTTGCCCGTGCGCTTCTAGAGGCAGATCCGGATTATCGTACGCCTCTTAAAGCAGAAGGCTACCTGACTCGTGACCCACGTATGACTGAGCGTAAGAAATATGGACTTAAAGGTGCAAGACGTGCACCACAGTTCTCAAAGCGTTAA
- a CDS encoding tyrosine-type recombinase/integrase: MASIQKRGKSWRAVVSLYKNGKYDRITKTFDTRKDAKLWTLQTELAKGNGKQLAQRTTTFADFFENWLYVVKRKDIRETTFQNYEKTLAIIRNLFKEIELQDLNDILVQEKIDEYAETHSRKTTHEVILKIRTSLRDAYARGYITNDFAHLLKDRGEVPPKRNKPLSITDLKKLRKYVIEHSNVEFNALVLVALETGMRRGELLAIRPENLFEYGIKVRGSISPTSDDTSLKTKNSKRDISINKDVYDVLKKIKVKDNGYIFNFWGFKQSQQLAELLNELDIEKTTFHGLRDTHASFLFSQDIDIVYVSKRLGHVDIHTTQNYYLELMPEKKHQQDADALNLLNTL, translated from the coding sequence ATGGCTAGCATTCAAAAAAGAGGCAAGTCTTGGCGAGCTGTTGTCTCCCTTTATAAAAATGGGAAATATGATAGAATCACAAAAACTTTCGACACAAGAAAAGATGCTAAATTATGGACTTTACAAACCGAGTTAGCTAAAGGAAATGGAAAACAACTTGCACAAAGAACAACAACCTTTGCAGATTTCTTTGAAAATTGGCTATATGTCGTTAAAAGAAAAGACATTAGAGAGACAACATTTCAAAATTACGAAAAAACGCTTGCGATAATCAGAAATTTATTTAAAGAGATTGAATTACAAGATTTAAATGATATTCTGGTTCAAGAAAAAATTGATGAATATGCTGAGACACATTCCCGAAAAACAACACATGAAGTCATACTCAAAATTAGAACATCTTTACGTGATGCCTATGCTCGAGGGTATATAACTAATGATTTTGCACATCTTTTAAAAGATCGCGGGGAAGTACCACCAAAAAGAAACAAACCCCTATCTATTACAGATTTAAAGAAGTTGCGTAAATACGTTATTGAACATTCAAATGTTGAATTTAATGCATTGGTATTAGTAGCTTTAGAAACGGGGATGAGAAGAGGAGAACTTCTTGCAATTCGACCAGAAAATTTGTTTGAATATGGTATTAAAGTGAGAGGCTCAATTAGTCCTACCTCTGATGATACTTCTTTAAAAACCAAAAATTCAAAACGTGATATATCCATAAATAAAGACGTATACGACGTTTTGAAAAAAATAAAAGTAAAAGATAATGGATATATCTTTAATTTTTGGGGATTCAAACAATCTCAACAATTGGCTGAATTACTAAATGAACTTGATATTGAAAAAACAACTTTTCATGGATTGCGGGATACTCATGCGTCATTTTTATTTTCACAAGATATTGACATTGTTTATGTTTCTAAGCGTTTAGGACATGTTGATATTCATACGACACAAAATTATTATTTGGAATTAATGCCAGAAAAAAAGCACCAGCAAGATGCTGATGCCTTAAACCTTTTAAACACTTTATAA
- a CDS encoding helix-turn-helix domain-containing protein, which translates to MQKNLYYPFLLTREQAADFLGIDPKSFDKHIRSHSDLKRFMIGRQERFIIDELVSFVKKYSIT; encoded by the coding sequence ATGCAGAAAAACTTATATTATCCATTTTTATTAACACGAGAACAAGCTGCTGACTTTTTAGGAATCGATCCTAAGTCCTTTGATAAACACATCCGATCACACAGTGATTTAAAACGGTTCATGATCGGAAGGCAAGAACGTTTTATTATTGATGAATTAGTATCTTTCGTTAAAAAGTATTCAATTACCTAA